A single region of the Neotabrizicola shimadae genome encodes:
- the sseA gene encoding 3-mercaptopyruvate sulfurtransferase, which yields MTPSPADDPTTLVSTDWLARHLRDPDLRILDASWYLPTQNRDAKAEYDRAHIPGARFFDIDEISDQRSALPHMAPPVEKFMSRMRAMGVGDGHQVVVYDGAGIFSAPRVWWTFRLMGKTDIAVLDGGLPKWLAEGRETEDLPPVIRDRHMTVQRQAGLVKDVTQVAHAAKLKQAEIIDARGAARFRGEAPEPRPGLRSGHIPGSKNVPYTDVLNADGTMKSPAALKAVFEAAGVDLAKPAITSCGSGVTAAVLALALERIGHRNWSLYDGSWAEWGMYEDLKVEKGPQA from the coding sequence CTCCCCTGCCGACGACCCCACCACGCTGGTCTCGACCGACTGGCTGGCGCGCCACTTGCGCGACCCGGACCTGCGCATCCTGGATGCGTCCTGGTATCTCCCCACCCAGAACCGGGATGCGAAGGCCGAATATGACCGGGCGCATATTCCCGGTGCCCGCTTCTTCGACATCGACGAGATTTCCGACCAGCGCTCGGCCCTGCCGCATATGGCGCCGCCGGTTGAAAAGTTCATGTCCCGGATGCGGGCGATGGGCGTGGGCGACGGGCATCAGGTGGTGGTCTATGACGGCGCCGGCATCTTCTCGGCCCCGCGCGTGTGGTGGACCTTCCGGCTGATGGGCAAGACCGACATCGCGGTTCTGGATGGCGGATTGCCGAAATGGCTGGCCGAAGGCCGCGAGACCGAGGATCTGCCCCCTGTGATCCGCGACCGGCACATGACCGTGCAGCGGCAGGCGGGGCTGGTGAAGGATGTGACGCAGGTGGCCCATGCCGCCAAGCTGAAACAGGCCGAAATCATCGACGCCCGCGGCGCCGCGCGTTTCCGTGGCGAGGCGCCGGAGCCACGGCCCGGCCTGCGGTCGGGCCATATCCCCGGATCGAAGAACGTGCCCTACACCGATGTGCTGAACGCCGACGGGACGATGAAATCGCCGGCGGCGCTGAAGGCCGTGTTCGAGGCGGCGGGAGTGGATCTGGCGAAACCTGCCATCACCTCTTGCGGGTCGGGCGTGACGGCCGCCGTGCTGGCACTGGCGCTGGAACGGATCGGCCACCGCAACTGGTCGCTCTATGACGGCTCCTGGGCCGAATGGGGCATGTATGAGGACCTGAAGGTCGAGAAGGGCCCGCAGGCTTAA
- a CDS encoding amino acid aminotransferase, which produces MLDALKPQPQDKILQLIAMYRDDPRTQKIDLGVGVYKDATGLTPVMRAVKAAEKKLWEDETTKTYTALAGDPAFSAAMVGMILGEGFADRAAAVATPGGTGAIRQALELIKLAAPGATVWISAPTWPNHPSIIKYLGMAMAEYRYFDEATRGVDFAGLMADLAKVKAGDAVLLHGCCHNPTGANLTLDQWAEVVKLLADKGAVPLVDLAYQGFGDGLDEDAAATRLIAGAFPEVLIAASCSKNFGIYRERTGILIALTSPERKAVVQGNLNFLNRQNYSFPPDHGARLVTMILGDAALAADWKAELEEVRQNMLGLRQQLADEFRRATNSDRYDFVATHRGMFSRLGLSEAQVNRLRDEHGIYMVGDSRINIAGLNAKTVPILAAAIAAVGG; this is translated from the coding sequence ATGCTTGATGCCTTGAAGCCGCAGCCGCAGGACAAGATCCTGCAACTGATTGCCATGTACCGCGACGACCCGCGGACGCAGAAGATCGACCTTGGCGTCGGCGTCTACAAGGATGCGACCGGCCTGACGCCGGTGATGCGCGCGGTGAAGGCGGCCGAGAAGAAGCTGTGGGAGGACGAGACCACCAAGACCTACACGGCGCTGGCCGGCGACCCCGCCTTCAGCGCCGCGATGGTGGGGATGATCCTGGGTGAGGGCTTTGCCGACCGCGCCGCAGCGGTGGCCACGCCCGGCGGCACCGGGGCGATCCGGCAGGCGCTGGAACTGATCAAGCTGGCCGCGCCGGGCGCAACGGTCTGGATTTCGGCGCCGACCTGGCCGAACCACCCGTCGATCATCAAGTATCTTGGCATGGCGATGGCCGAGTACCGCTATTTCGACGAAGCCACGCGGGGCGTGGATTTCGCGGGGCTGATGGCGGATCTGGCAAAGGTGAAGGCGGGCGATGCCGTGCTGCTGCATGGCTGCTGCCACAACCCGACCGGCGCCAACCTGACGCTGGACCAATGGGCCGAGGTGGTGAAGCTGCTGGCCGACAAGGGAGCGGTGCCGTTGGTGGACCTGGCCTATCAGGGCTTTGGCGACGGGCTGGACGAAGACGCCGCCGCCACCCGCCTGATTGCCGGGGCCTTCCCGGAGGTGCTGATCGCCGCGTCGTGCAGCAAGAACTTCGGCATCTACCGCGAACGCACGGGCATCCTGATCGCGCTGACCTCGCCCGAGCGCAAGGCGGTGGTGCAGGGCAACCTGAACTTCCTGAACCGGCAGAACTATTCCTTCCCGCCCGACCACGGCGCGCGGCTGGTGACGATGATCCTGGGCGATGCGGCGCTGGCGGCCGACTGGAAGGCAGAACTGGAAGAGGTGCGCCAGAACATGCTGGGCCTGCGCCAGCAGCTGGCCGACGAGTTCCGCCGCGCCACCAATTCGGACCGCTATGATTTCGTGGCGACGCACCGCGGCATGTTCAGCCGCCTGGGGCTGAGCGAGGCGCAGGTGAACCGGCTTCGGGACGAACACGGCATCTACATGGTGGGCGACAGCCGCATCAACATTGCCGGGCTGAACGCGAAGACGGTGCCGATCCTTGCCGCCGCCATCGCCGCGGTCGGCGGCTGA
- a CDS encoding SDR family NAD(P)-dependent oxidoreductase, with amino-acid sequence MFGLEGKVALITGGAGSIGLASARLLRDHGARIALVDRDPAALDAALAAMGGPAPDLMTHAADVADESSTKAYVAATLARFGRLDVLFSNAGNFGTVAPIEDYPTETFDAVLAVHVRGAFLAAKHAVPHLQPGASIVITSSVAGLRGDPGVYGYITAKHAQTGLMRVLAKELAPRGIRVNTVNPGPIGNAFQKRVEEDLTGILGRDGTAFFDEIIPMGRHGTPEEIARTVLYLASDLSTFTTGAVLPVDGGMSV; translated from the coding sequence GTGTTCGGGCTTGAAGGAAAGGTCGCTCTCATCACCGGCGGGGCAGGCAGCATCGGCCTCGCCTCGGCGCGGCTCCTGCGCGACCACGGCGCGCGCATCGCCCTGGTGGACCGCGATCCCGCAGCACTTGACGCGGCCCTCGCCGCCATGGGCGGGCCGGCCCCCGACCTGATGACCCATGCCGCCGACGTGGCCGACGAGTCCTCGACGAAAGCCTATGTCGCGGCAACGCTCGCCCGCTTCGGCCGGCTGGATGTCCTGTTCTCGAACGCCGGCAACTTCGGCACCGTCGCCCCGATCGAGGACTACCCGACCGAGACCTTCGATGCCGTGCTGGCCGTCCATGTGCGCGGCGCCTTCCTGGCGGCGAAACACGCCGTGCCCCACCTGCAGCCCGGCGCCAGCATCGTCATCACCTCTTCCGTCGCCGGCCTGCGCGGCGATCCGGGGGTCTATGGCTACATCACCGCCAAGCACGCCCAGACCGGGCTGATGCGCGTGCTGGCCAAAGAGCTTGCCCCGCGCGGCATCCGGGTCAACACGGTGAACCCCGGCCCCATCGGCAATGCCTTCCAGAAGCGCGTCGAGGAGGACCTGACCGGCATCCTCGGCCGCGACGGGACCGCGTTCTTCGACGAGATCATCCCGATGGGACGCCACGGCACGCCCGAGGAAATCGCGCGCACCGTGCTCTACCTGGCCTCGGACCTGTCAACCTTCACCACCGGCGCCGTGCTGCCGGTCGATGGCGGAATGAGCGTCTGA
- a CDS encoding ABC transporter ATP-binding protein codes for MSVEVTGLTVTQGNRALLSGIDLTIRPGEVTAVIGANGAGKSELVLAMAGVLPLSAGQITLDGRRIDGTGPEAIRRAGMAAVPEGHRVLTALSVDDNLRAAGSLLKDDLAGRLAQAYAIFPELAERKAQAAGTLSGGQQQMVALAQALMSRPRYLLIDEMSLGLAPLIVKRLLGVVAELKAKGTGILLIEQFTDLALGIAETAVVLRGGRLRYSGEAARLAADKALLHGAYFGV; via the coding sequence ATGAGCGTCGAAGTCACCGGCCTCACCGTCACGCAAGGCAACCGCGCGCTCCTGTCGGGCATCGACCTGACCATCCGCCCCGGCGAGGTCACGGCGGTGATCGGCGCCAACGGCGCGGGCAAGTCGGAACTGGTGCTGGCCATGGCGGGCGTCCTGCCCCTGTCCGCCGGCCAGATCACGCTGGACGGCCGCCGCATCGACGGCACCGGCCCCGAAGCCATCCGCCGCGCCGGCATGGCGGCCGTGCCCGAAGGCCACCGCGTCCTGACCGCGCTCTCCGTGGACGACAACCTCCGCGCCGCCGGATCGCTCCTGAAGGACGATCTCGCCGGCCGCCTGGCCCAGGCCTATGCCATCTTCCCCGAACTCGCCGAACGCAAGGCCCAGGCCGCCGGCACCTTGTCGGGCGGCCAGCAGCAGATGGTGGCACTCGCCCAGGCCCTGATGAGCCGCCCGCGCTACCTCCTGATCGACGAGATGTCGCTTGGCCTCGCCCCCCTGATCGTCAAGCGCCTCCTCGGCGTCGTGGCCGAACTCAAGGCCAAGGGCACCGGCATCCTGCTGATCGAGCAGTTCACCGACCTTGCCCTGGGCATCGCCGAAACCGCCGTGGTGCTGCGCGGCGGCAGGCTGCGCTACAGCGGCGAGGCGGCGCGTCTGGCCGCCGACAAGGCCCTGCTGCACGGCGCCTACTTCGGGGTCTAG
- a CDS encoding ABC transporter ATP-binding protein, whose protein sequence is MIEVQDVTVRFGGVVALNAISARFTTPVAGIIGPNGAGKTTLMNVVSGFVSRSGGRVLMDGTDLLALAPHRRSKAGLRRSFQKEQIADDLTVFENVLVQIDSIGGTWSAKRDEVRRMLAVVGLERQADTPGARLSGFERRLTDVARCLVGAPKLIMFDEPAGGLSVAETERLGELILSIHGLTGTQTLVIDHDVELIARICAETLVLDFGRRIAFGPTAEVLADPKVKAAYLGTAEVEA, encoded by the coding sequence ATGATCGAAGTGCAGGATGTCACCGTCCGTTTCGGCGGCGTCGTCGCGCTGAACGCGATCTCGGCGCGCTTCACTACCCCGGTGGCGGGAATCATCGGCCCGAATGGCGCGGGCAAGACCACCCTGATGAACGTGGTCTCGGGCTTCGTGAGCCGCTCGGGCGGGCGGGTGCTCATGGATGGCACCGATCTCCTGGCCCTGGCACCGCACCGCCGCTCGAAGGCAGGCCTGCGCCGGTCCTTCCAGAAGGAACAGATCGCCGACGACCTGACCGTCTTCGAAAACGTGCTGGTCCAGATCGACAGCATCGGCGGCACCTGGTCGGCCAAGCGCGACGAGGTGCGGCGGATGCTGGCCGTCGTCGGGCTGGAACGGCAGGCCGACACCCCCGGCGCCCGGCTTTCGGGCTTCGAACGCCGGTTGACGGACGTGGCGCGCTGCCTCGTCGGCGCGCCAAAGCTCATCATGTTCGACGAACCGGCGGGCGGGCTTTCGGTGGCGGAAACCGAACGCCTGGGCGAGTTGATCCTGTCAATCCACGGCCTCACCGGGACACAAACGCTGGTCATCGACCACGATGTCGAACTGATCGCCCGCATCTGCGCCGAAACACTGGTGCTGGATTTCGGCCGCCGCATCGCCTTCGGCCCCACCGCCGAAGTGCTGGCCGACCCGAAGGTCAAGGCCGCCTACCTGGGCACCGCGGAGGTGGAGGCATGA
- a CDS encoding branched-chain amino acid ABC transporter permease — MLRDLLRPTPSGLAGLIFAALCFLFLPSLGGSYWTSAFTSAACFAMAASGVAFMYARLGMVSLTQVGLMGIGGWVTLRLNYLLPLPFEANLILASLATMVFGWLLALPALRMRGLYLALVTLMAAGGLEIIFATYQFPNGGEGFWGVKIGSFDPFRGPALAQTPEAYLRYVIVMVTLGFLFIEAHRRMFPGRAWALIRRSEAAAMASGVNVTLYKTWAFGIAGLLAGGAGGLLAGSLGLLDDGTFRSSESIMLFALAVVGGAQYWLGAVIAAFLFRILPALLADWGVDTDLAFIIFGAGLLHAIITAPDGIAGQIMGAARGLSARIRGGKP; from the coding sequence ATGCTGCGCGACCTTCTTCGCCCCACGCCTTCGGGTCTGGCCGGGCTGATCTTCGCGGCCCTGTGCTTCCTGTTCCTGCCTTCCCTCGGCGGGTCCTACTGGACCTCGGCCTTCACCTCGGCCGCCTGCTTTGCCATGGCCGCCTCGGGCGTCGCCTTCATGTATGCCCGGCTTGGCATGGTCAGCCTCACCCAGGTTGGCCTCATGGGCATCGGGGGCTGGGTCACGCTCCGGCTCAACTACCTGCTGCCACTGCCCTTCGAGGCGAACCTGATCCTCGCCAGCCTCGCCACCATGGTCTTCGGCTGGCTGCTCGCCCTGCCGGCGCTGCGGATGCGCGGGCTTTACCTTGCACTCGTCACGCTGATGGCGGCGGGCGGGCTGGAGATCATCTTCGCCACCTACCAGTTCCCCAACGGGGGCGAAGGCTTCTGGGGCGTGAAGATCGGCTCCTTCGATCCGTTCCGCGGCCCGGCGCTGGCCCAGACGCCGGAAGCCTATCTGCGCTATGTCATTGTCATGGTGACCCTCGGCTTTCTGTTCATCGAGGCGCACCGGCGGATGTTCCCCGGCCGTGCCTGGGCGCTGATCCGCCGGTCCGAGGCGGCGGCTATGGCCTCTGGCGTCAACGTCACGCTCTACAAGACATGGGCCTTTGGCATCGCGGGCCTTCTGGCCGGTGGCGCGGGGGGGCTTCTCGCCGGCAGCCTTGGCCTTCTGGATGACGGCACCTTCCGGTCATCGGAATCCATCATGCTCTTTGCGCTGGCCGTGGTGGGGGGCGCGCAATACTGGCTGGGGGCGGTGATCGCGGCCTTCCTGTTCCGCATCCTGCCCGCGCTTCTGGCCGACTGGGGCGTGGACACAGACCTCGCTTTCATCATCTTCGGCGCGGGCCTCTTGCACGCCATCATCACCGCGCCCGACGGCATCGCCGGGCAGATCATGGGCGCGGCCCGCGGCCTTTCGGCCCGCATCCGGGGAGGCAAGCCATGA
- a CDS encoding branched-chain amino acid ABC transporter permease — translation MGRTSLLNWLFFPVLVAVVFLWLGLDKPFKITGMFLASGLAIGSLYALGGIGMVVLFRASGVLNFSAGAAGAAGAMTSWQLVEWGVPAPAAWLACIAVALILTLAYGRIIAPMLAWRETVVKAVATLGFALIILGLVSWIWIDDPRSLTLPTDSASVTLMGLKVTGTRLLAFAATLLIALGIWLFLGRTQVGLQMRAVANDRDLSALLGIPILKVETIAWGIAGLLAGFTGLMFANLIRLEPVIITFMVIPSIAAALAGRLENLALVLIGGLSMGVIESLLTLSPTLKGARPIAPFVLAALVLLWYQRGARLTFGGRD, via the coding sequence ATGGGCCGAACCAGCCTGCTGAACTGGCTCTTCTTTCCCGTGCTCGTCGCGGTCGTCTTCCTGTGGCTCGGCCTCGACAAGCCGTTCAAGATCACCGGCATGTTCCTCGCCTCCGGCCTTGCCATCGGCTCGCTCTACGCACTTGGCGGCATCGGCATGGTGGTGCTGTTCCGCGCCTCGGGCGTGCTGAACTTCTCGGCGGGTGCCGCGGGCGCAGCCGGCGCCATGACCTCGTGGCAACTGGTGGAATGGGGCGTGCCGGCCCCGGCCGCCTGGCTCGCCTGCATCGCCGTCGCGCTGATCCTGACGCTGGCCTATGGCCGGATCATCGCCCCGATGCTGGCCTGGCGCGAGACGGTGGTGAAGGCCGTGGCGACCCTTGGCTTCGCGCTCATCATCCTGGGCCTCGTCTCCTGGATCTGGATCGACGATCCCCGCTCGCTGACCCTGCCCACCGATTCCGCTTCGGTCACGCTGATGGGGCTCAAGGTCACCGGCACAAGGCTCCTGGCCTTCGCCGCCACGCTCCTCATCGCACTTGGCATCTGGCTGTTCCTTGGCCGCACCCAGGTGGGCCTGCAAATGCGCGCCGTAGCGAATGACCGCGACCTGTCCGCGCTTCTGGGTATCCCCATCCTCAAGGTCGAAACCATCGCCTGGGGCATTGCCGGCCTGCTGGCGGGCTTCACCGGGCTCATGTTTGCCAACCTGATCCGGCTGGAGCCCGTGATCATCACCTTCATGGTCATCCCCTCTATTGCCGCTGCCCTGGCCGGGCGGCTGGAAAACCTGGCCCTCGTGCTGATCGGGGGCCTGTCGATGGGCGTGATCGAAAGCCTGCTCACCCTCTCGCCCACGCTCAAGGGCGCCCGGCCCATCGCGCCATTCGTGCTCGCCGCCCTTGTGCTGCTCTGGTACCAGCGCGGTGCGCGGCTGACCTTCGGGGGGCGCGACTGA